One window of Nymphaea colorata isolate Beijing-Zhang1983 chromosome 11, ASM883128v2, whole genome shotgun sequence genomic DNA carries:
- the LOC116263754 gene encoding pentatricopeptide repeat-containing protein At1g60770, which produces MAAQATEKLARPTARLVREALYRRLFKGGTSERSVGGEINKWLKDSRRFKKWDVGKSVKDLRKRKLFNPALKLLETATRRGMNLTVSDQAIHLDLISKTKGIVAAEKYFMDLPEPSKNHLSYGALLNCYCKEKMTENAEALLEKMKELNFASSPMEYNSLMTLYSETGKPEKIPAVIQDMKANEVMPDVFSYNVWMRSLAAVGDIPGVERVLDEMKRDGRVGADWTTYSNLASIYVDAGMNDKAEKALKELENRMDLHCLPAFQYLITLYGRTGNLVEVYRVWRSLKLAFPKTVNLSYLNMIQVLVKLGDISGAENCFKEWEAGCSTYDIRLPNVLIGAYAKANRLRKAEAMRERARKRGAAPNTKTWEIFADYYLRTKQIDEVVKCIENAISASRKSVKVKWLPTKETVEAVMTYFEEQKDVDGAENFFEILKKVECVDSAVYESLIRTYFVAGKNSPAMRRRLKMENIEVAPEAEKLLDTVCSQ; this is translated from the exons ATGGCGGCACAGGCCACAGAGAAGCTAGCGAGGCCAACGGCGAGGCTGGTGAGGGAGGCTCTCTACCGTAGGCTGTTCAAGGGAGGGACCTCTGAGAGGAGCGTTGGTGGGGAGATCAACAAGTGGCTGAAAGATTCCAGGCGTTTCAAGAAATGGGACGTCGGCAAATCCGTGAAGGATCTCAGGAAACGCAAACTATTCAACCCTGCCCTCAAG CTTCTGGAAACAGCCACCAGGAGGGGTATGAATTTGACTGTGAGTGATCAAGCAATTCATCTAGATCTTATATCCAAAACCAAGGGGATTGTTGCTGCTGAGAAATATTTTATGGATCTGCCTGAACCATCAAAAAACCATCTTTCATATGGAGCTCTTCTTAACTGTTATTGCAAGGAGAAAATGACTGAAAATGCCGAAGCTCTCttggagaagatgaaggagCTTAATTTTGCTTCTAGCCCCATGGAGTATAATAGCCTGATGACCCTCTACTCAGAGACTGGGAAGCCTGAAAAGATTCCGGCAGTAATTCAAGATATGAAAGCCAATGAGGTTATGCCAGATGTATTCTCATACAACGTGTGGATGAGGAGTCTTGCTGCTGTTGGTGACATTCCTGGAGTAGAGAGAGTATTGGATGAGATGAAGAGAGATGGCAGAGTAGGTGCTGATTGGACTACTTACAGCAATCTTGCTTCCATATATGTAGATGCAGGTATGAATGATAAAGCAGAGAAGGCACTGAAAGAACTCGAGAATAGAATGGATCTTCACTGTCTTCCTGCATTCCAGTATCTGATCACACTCTATGGTAGAACGGGTAATTTAGTGGAAGTATACCGTGTCTGGCGATCTCTAAAGTTGGCATTCCCGAAAACAGTCAATCTGAGCTATCTCAACATGATACAGGTATTGGTTAAGCTTGGTGATATATCAGGTGCAGAGAACTGCTTCAAGGAGTGGGAAGCTGGTTGTTCAACGTATGATATTAGATTGCCTAATGTCTTGATTGGTGCATATGCAAAAGCCAATAGACTACGGAAGGCAGAGGCAATGCGCGAGAGAGCAAGAAAGCGAGGTGCGGCACCTAACACAAAAACATGGGAGATTTTTGCTGATTACTATTTAAGAACTAAACAAATCGATGAGGTAGTCAAGTGCATTGAAAATGCAATTTCTGCATCAAGGAAGAGTGTAAAAGTTAAATGGTTGCCAACCAAAGAAACAGTGGAGGCAGTTATGACATATTTCGAAGAGCAGAAGGATGTAGATGGGGCTGAAAACTTCTTTGAGATTCTGAAGAAGGTTGAATGTGTTGACAGTGCAGTTTACGAGTCGTTGATTCGAACTTACTTTGTTGCTGGGAAAAATAGTCCAGCAATGCGTCGAAGATTGAAGATGGAGAACATAGAGGTGGCTCCTGAAGCTGAGAAATTGCTTGACACAGTTTGTAGTCAATGA